In Marinicauda algicola, one DNA window encodes the following:
- a CDS encoding LptF/LptG family permease → MNLYQRYLFRQGLWPVLTTLAALTGLAVMTQSLANIELVADRRETAFTFVWITLLAMPQIVALILPVAVFIAVAMSMNRLVNDSELTVGAAAGMSRRQRLTPFVRLAVYALLINLVINLFVQPVAFREMRQTVYDVRTDLAASFMRAGEFVDLGASVTFYAREVGENGVMRDVFIQDGRGAESRAYAAAQGLITRTERGPVMLLQQGQLSQTDEQGELTTLAFERYEFDLAAFIDPTAAFFFKESDRFLPELLDPTPTDLARARGAASLKAEGHYRLSAPLYNLAFALFAASAFLAVEHRRTGYVRFIVLGGALAMGLRLLGFAVQAAASDDAGFNWLQYAVPLFGIAMAITAINRPDRLIRRLSGGPRRRAA, encoded by the coding sequence ATGAATCTCTATCAGAGATACCTGTTCCGCCAGGGGTTGTGGCCCGTCCTGACCACGCTGGCCGCGCTGACCGGCCTGGCCGTGATGACGCAGTCGCTCGCCAATATCGAGCTCGTCGCCGACCGGCGCGAGACCGCCTTCACCTTCGTGTGGATCACGCTGCTCGCGATGCCGCAGATCGTGGCGCTGATCCTGCCGGTGGCGGTGTTCATCGCGGTGGCGATGTCGATGAACCGGCTGGTCAACGATTCCGAACTGACGGTGGGCGCGGCCGCGGGAATGAGCCGGCGCCAGCGCCTGACACCCTTCGTCCGGCTTGCGGTCTACGCCCTCCTGATCAATCTCGTGATCAACCTCTTCGTCCAGCCGGTCGCCTTCCGCGAGATGCGCCAGACGGTCTACGACGTGCGCACCGATCTCGCAGCAAGCTTCATGCGCGCGGGCGAGTTCGTCGATCTCGGCGCCAGCGTGACCTTCTATGCCCGCGAGGTCGGCGAGAACGGCGTGATGCGCGATGTCTTCATCCAGGACGGGCGGGGCGCAGAGAGCCGGGCCTATGCCGCGGCGCAGGGGCTGATCACACGCACCGAGCGCGGCCCGGTCATGCTGCTGCAGCAGGGCCAGCTGTCCCAGACCGACGAGCAGGGCGAGCTCACCACGCTCGCCTTCGAGCGCTACGAGTTCGACCTCGCCGCCTTCATCGATCCCACGGCCGCCTTCTTCTTCAAGGAAAGCGACCGCTTCCTGCCCGAACTGCTCGATCCGACCCCGACCGACCTCGCCCGCGCGCGCGGCGCCGCCTCGCTGAAGGCGGAAGGCCACTACCGGCTGTCGGCCCCGCTCTACAATCTCGCCTTCGCCCTGTTCGCCGCGTCGGCCTTCCTGGCGGTGGAACACCGGCGCACCGGCTATGTGCGCTTCATCGTGCTCGGCGGCGCGCTGGCCATGGGGCTGAGGCTTCTCGGCTTCGCGGTGCAGGCCGCCGCGAGCGACGACGCCGGCTTCAACTGGCTGCAATACGCCGTGCCGCTGTTCGGCATCGCCATGGCCATCACCGCGATCAACCGGCCCGACCGGCTGATCCGGCGATTGTCCGGGGGCCCGCGCAGGAGGGCGGCATGA
- a CDS encoding leucyl aminopeptidase, which yields MKIKFAESASGDAIAVPSWSKAALSDAAKGLDEAAGGAISRAIKASRFKGESGDVLEIAAPSGVDADRIVVFGLGDKKDAEGNVFEKAAAGVVKQLLTSGARTVSFRLDGIADNESAARAALGATLAAYRFDGYRTKLKDEKKPSLKTAELVVSDEKAAKKVWKGWEPVADGVRTARDLVMEPANVLYPAEYAKRVKATLEKLGVEVEVLGEKEMDKLGMNALLGVGQGSERESQLVVMRWNGGKKDDKPLAFVGKGVCFDTGGISLKPGPGMEEMKGDMGGSAAVVGLMQALAGRDAKVNAVGVIGLVENMPDGKAQRPGDIVKSMSGQTIEILNTDAEGRLVLADALWYTQDRFDPKFIVDLATLTGAILISLGHEHAGIFSNDDTLAENMSKAGKASDETVWRLPIGPEYDRQIDSHIADMKNLGEGRNAGSIAAAVFLQRFVNDKPWCHIDIAGTGMHSGSKDPRKPAFGTGYGVRLLDRLVRDYYEG from the coding sequence ATGAAGATCAAGTTCGCCGAATCGGCTTCCGGTGACGCCATCGCGGTGCCGTCCTGGTCCAAGGCCGCGCTGAGCGATGCCGCCAAGGGCCTGGACGAGGCTGCGGGCGGCGCGATCTCGCGCGCCATCAAGGCCTCGCGCTTCAAGGGGGAATCCGGCGACGTCCTCGAGATCGCCGCCCCCTCCGGCGTGGATGCCGACCGCATCGTGGTCTTCGGCCTCGGCGACAAGAAGGACGCCGAGGGCAATGTGTTCGAGAAGGCTGCCGCGGGCGTCGTCAAGCAGCTGCTGACCTCGGGCGCCAGGACCGTCTCCTTCCGCCTCGACGGCATCGCCGACAACGAGAGCGCCGCGCGCGCCGCGCTCGGCGCGACGCTCGCCGCCTACCGCTTCGACGGCTACCGCACCAAGCTGAAGGACGAGAAGAAGCCCTCGCTGAAGACCGCCGAGCTTGTCGTCTCCGACGAGAAGGCCGCCAAGAAGGTCTGGAAGGGCTGGGAGCCCGTCGCCGACGGCGTGCGCACCGCCCGAGACCTCGTCATGGAGCCGGCCAACGTCCTCTACCCGGCCGAGTACGCCAAGCGCGTGAAGGCGACGCTGGAGAAGCTCGGCGTCGAGGTCGAGGTGCTCGGCGAGAAGGAGATGGACAAGCTCGGCATGAACGCGCTCCTGGGCGTCGGCCAGGGCAGCGAGCGCGAGAGCCAGCTCGTCGTCATGCGCTGGAACGGCGGCAAGAAGGACGACAAGCCGCTCGCCTTCGTCGGCAAGGGCGTGTGCTTCGACACCGGCGGCATCTCCCTGAAGCCCGGACCGGGCATGGAGGAGATGAAGGGCGACATGGGCGGCTCGGCGGCCGTCGTCGGCCTGATGCAGGCGCTCGCGGGCCGCGACGCCAAGGTCAACGCGGTCGGCGTGATCGGGCTCGTCGAGAACATGCCCGACGGCAAGGCCCAGCGTCCCGGCGACATCGTCAAGTCGATGTCCGGCCAGACGATCGAGATCCTCAATACCGACGCCGAAGGCCGGCTCGTGCTGGCGGACGCGCTCTGGTACACCCAGGACCGCTTCGATCCGAAATTCATCGTCGATCTCGCCACGCTGACCGGGGCGATCCTGATCAGCCTCGGCCACGAGCACGCGGGCATCTTCTCCAACGACGACACGCTCGCGGAGAACATGTCCAAGGCCGGCAAGGCGAGCGACGAGACGGTCTGGCGCCTGCCGATCGGGCCGGAATACGACCGCCAGATCGACTCCCACATCGCCGACATGAAGAATCTCGGCGAGGGCCGCAATGCCGGCTCGATCGCCGCGGCGGTGTTCCTGCAGCGCTTCGTCAACGACAAGCCCTGGTGCCATATCGACATCGCCGGCACCGGCATGCATTCCGGCTCCAAGGACCCGCGCAAGCCCGCCTTCGGCACCGGCTACGGCGTGCGCCTGCTCGACCGCCTGGTGCGCGACTATTACGAGGGGTAG
- a CDS encoding DNA polymerase III subunit chi, translating into MSELWFYHLERASVDEALPELLGRLLERGGRALVVSPDEERLKSLDSHLWTFRDDAFLPHGLDTEPGAARQPVLLSATVRNVNGASMLFALDGTELDPQELKDWERVVVMFEAADEAGVARARALWAASKSAQIPVSYWRQSPQGRWEKKA; encoded by the coding sequence ATGAGCGAACTCTGGTTCTACCATCTCGAGCGCGCGAGCGTGGACGAGGCATTGCCCGAGCTGCTCGGCAGGCTGCTCGAGCGCGGCGGGCGCGCGCTCGTCGTCAGTCCCGACGAGGAGCGGCTGAAATCGCTCGACTCCCATCTGTGGACCTTCCGCGACGACGCCTTCCTGCCGCACGGGCTGGACACCGAGCCCGGCGCGGCGCGCCAGCCCGTCCTGTTGTCGGCCACCGTGCGCAACGTCAACGGCGCGTCCATGCTGTTCGCGCTGGATGGAACCGAGCTCGATCCCCAGGAGCTGAAGGACTGGGAGCGCGTCGTGGTGATGTTCGAGGCCGCCGACGAGGCGGGCGTCGCCAGGGCCCGCGCGCTCTGGGCCGCCTCGAAGTCGGCGCAAATTCCGGTATCCTACTGGCGACAGAGCCCGCAGGGGCGTTGGGAGAAGAAAGCATGA
- a CDS encoding I78 family peptidase inhibitor, with translation MIRTMAAITAAGFALSACAVLPDREGPGEVTSPEVDVSQVDEDGPDARDCPAEQYQVLVGQPREEIHVSSLPRPHRIYGEGDMVTMDYRPERMNIVVGYDGRVIEVKCG, from the coding sequence ATGATCCGCACGATGGCCGCCATCACCGCCGCCGGCTTCGCCCTGTCGGCCTGCGCCGTGCTGCCCGACCGGGAAGGCCCCGGCGAGGTCACCAGCCCGGAAGTCGACGTCAGCCAGGTCGACGAGGACGGCCCGGACGCGCGCGACTGCCCGGCCGAGCAGTACCAAGTCCTCGTCGGCCAGCCCCGCGAAGAGATCCACGTCTCCAGCCTGCCGCGCCCGCACCGCATCTACGGCGAAGGCGACATGGTCACGATGGACTACCGCCCCGAACGGATGAACATCGTTGTGGGCTATGACGGGCGCGTGATCGAGGTGAAGTGCGGGTAG
- a CDS encoding ABC-F family ATP-binding cassette domain-containing protein: MLHVNDLTHRIEGRVLFDQATLYLPAKAKYGLVGRNGTGKSTLFRLIRGEASPDDGEVFVQPGARLGSVAQEAPGGPVTVMDYVLAADTERTALLEEAETATDPNRIAEIQTRLADIDAHSAEARAGAILHGLGFSAAAQQRRCAEFSGGWRMRVALAATLFAEPDLLLLDEPTNYLDLEGAIWLETHLRKYPGAVLIISHDRDLLNASVDAIVHLKDGKLTIWEGGYDQFERQLAERQTLQMKLKERQEEKRRHLQSFVDRFRAKASKAKQAQSRVKMLEKMTPIATSIESPVAPFEFPVATRRMGNPLIRIEDGATGYTQDAPVLTGMDLRIDIDDRIGLLGRNGSGKSTFAKLLTGQLPLTGGTLRMHKKAQIAHFHQHQIDALNPRHSAYDHILSLMEDATEAQRRARLARFGLPGDRQETPAGSLSGGEKARLLMNLISFHGAHLMILDEPTNHLDMDSRQALIEAINAYEGAVIVISHDRHLIEACVDRLWLCADGTIAPYDGDLADYRRLVLKGEEEAKPRGASKPAGGQKTERRRDAAEAREKLKPLKAEAAKWEKEAERLRGVLEKIDAGLATPGLWEKDPNLAAELNKKRARAEELIEAAETKWLEAEEKLEAARAEAGV; this comes from the coding sequence TCGTCGGGCGCAACGGCACCGGCAAGTCGACCCTGTTCCGCCTGATCCGCGGCGAGGCGAGCCCGGACGACGGCGAGGTCTTCGTCCAGCCCGGCGCCCGGCTGGGCTCGGTCGCCCAGGAGGCGCCCGGCGGGCCGGTCACGGTGATGGACTACGTGCTGGCCGCCGACACCGAGCGCACGGCGCTGCTGGAGGAGGCGGAAACCGCGACCGACCCGAACCGCATCGCCGAGATCCAGACCCGGCTCGCCGACATCGACGCCCATTCCGCCGAGGCGCGCGCCGGGGCGATCCTGCACGGGCTCGGATTCTCCGCCGCGGCCCAGCAGCGCCGCTGCGCCGAGTTCTCCGGCGGCTGGCGCATGCGCGTCGCGCTCGCCGCCACCCTGTTCGCCGAGCCGGACCTCCTCCTGCTGGACGAGCCGACCAACTATCTCGACCTGGAAGGCGCGATCTGGCTTGAGACGCACCTGAGGAAATATCCCGGCGCCGTGCTGATCATCAGCCACGACCGCGATCTGCTGAACGCCAGCGTGGACGCGATCGTGCACCTGAAGGACGGCAAGCTGACCATCTGGGAGGGCGGCTACGACCAGTTCGAGCGCCAGCTCGCCGAGCGCCAGACCCTGCAGATGAAGCTGAAGGAGCGCCAGGAGGAGAAGCGCCGTCACCTGCAGAGCTTCGTCGACCGCTTCCGGGCCAAGGCCAGCAAGGCCAAGCAGGCCCAGAGCCGGGTGAAGATGCTGGAGAAGATGACCCCGATCGCCACCAGCATCGAGAGCCCGGTCGCACCCTTCGAGTTTCCCGTCGCCACCCGCCGCATGGGCAATCCGCTGATCCGCATCGAGGACGGCGCGACGGGCTACACCCAGGACGCGCCGGTGCTGACCGGCATGGATCTGAGGATCGACATCGACGACCGCATCGGGCTGCTCGGCCGCAACGGCTCGGGCAAGTCGACCTTCGCCAAGCTCCTGACCGGCCAGCTCCCGCTCACCGGCGGCACGCTGCGCATGCACAAGAAGGCGCAGATCGCCCATTTCCACCAGCACCAGATCGACGCGCTCAATCCCAGGCACAGCGCCTACGATCACATCCTCTCCCTGATGGAGGACGCCACCGAGGCCCAGCGGCGCGCGCGCCTGGCGCGCTTCGGCCTGCCCGGCGACCGCCAGGAGACCCCGGCCGGCTCGCTCTCGGGCGGGGAGAAGGCGCGCCTTCTGATGAACCTCATCAGCTTCCACGGCGCGCATCTGATGATCCTGGACGAGCCGACCAACCATCTCGACATGGACAGCCGCCAGGCCCTGATCGAGGCGATCAACGCCTATGAGGGCGCGGTCATCGTGATCAGCCACGACCGCCACCTGATCGAGGCGTGCGTGGACCGGCTCTGGCTGTGCGCCGACGGCACGATCGCCCCCTATGACGGCGATCTCGCCGACTATCGCCGCCTCGTCCTGAAGGGCGAGGAGGAGGCGAAACCGCGCGGCGCCTCGAAGCCCGCCGGCGGCCAGAAGACCGAGCGCCGCCGCGACGCCGCGGAGGCGCGCGAGAAGCTGAAACCCCTCAAGGCGGAAGCCGCGAAATGGGAGAAGGAGGCCGAGCGCTTGCGCGGCGTCCTGGAAAAGATCGATGCCGGCCTCGCCACGCCCGGCCTGTGGGAAAAGGACCCGAACCTCGCCGCCGAGCTCAACAAGAAGCGCGCCAGGGCCGAAGAGCTGATCGAGGCCGCCGAGACGAAGTGGCTGGAGGCGGAGGAGAAGCTGGAAGCGGCGCGCGCCGAGGCGGGGGTTTAG